CCCGACTACCAGGCTCATCTGCTTGGAGAATTCAAATGCTCAGTAAGTGTGTCATCTTTGGGGATAAAATTTTGGTTGAGTCTTGAATGATCCGCACTTAAATGTTGTTTATCCTGATTGTGTTAACACTTGACATTACGTCCCTGTTCTTTTGAAATTTACGACTGTCGGtttatttatgtgatttgtttcaTTATGGATAATACCCTACTCATGCAGCTCTGGGGGCCGATGCCTTTCCGTAGAGTATACGGATAAAGTGGGAGAGCTCGCAAAGAAGCATGGTTTAAAGCTTCACATTGATGGTTCTCGCATATTCAATGCATCTGTGGTGAGTCGAATTTCTTCCATATTCACATCAACCAAACCGATCATATCTAAAGTTAATATGATTGTTTGTAGGCCCTTGGAGTTCCAGTTCATAGGCTTGTACAGGCTGCTGATTCTGTGGCGGTTAGTTTGATGCAATATCTAAAGTCTAATCATGTTTTTTGTTTGTCATATTGGGGAAAAACTTCAGAATTAAGTGTTAATTCATTCACGTAGGCTTGTCTGTCGAAAGGTCTTGGTGCTCCAGCTGGAACAATTATTGCTGGTTCGAAAAGCTTCATTTCCAAGGTGAACTGCCATTTCATTTCAATTAGACGTCCATGTGGGCATTGATAAAGAACTATGTTTTTGTTTCTACTCTGAGTTAAAAGCTGAAACCCTTTTTTGTTGCATAATCGTTGAAGGCAAGAATTCTTAGGAAGACTTTAGGTGGTGGCATGAGACAGGTCGGTGTATTATGTGCTGCTGGTTTAGTTGCATTACAAGAAAATGTGGCAAAGCTTGAAAACGACCACAAAATTGCCAAGATTTTGGCCAGTAAGTGTACTCTTATACATGTGTGTAAGCTCTTGCATAGAATCATCTATATAATACTTAATCGTCATTGTTTCTCAGAGGGGATTGGCAAGATTGAAGGGCTAAAAGTTGATGTAGCTTCTGTGGAAACCAACATTGTAAGTTccatttttttttggtttgatCATTTTTATGCTTTTAAATTCCATACTTGTAATCTCATTAACTTGAGCTTTATAAAACTGATCTTTAATGAGTCAAAGTTCTTTTCAAGATCTTTAGTACCGCCAGTTTTCAGCCGCAACTGTATCTACAGAACTTGTTTGAACAAAAAACTAAGGCCAAAATCCCTCTTCCTCAAGAAAACTATTTACTCTAGCAACCTTCTGCTCTATCTCAAGTGAAATTTTTAAGTTGTATCGACAGTCTTTTGAAAAAAAGTAAACATTACATACCAAATTATGTTAATTCACTCGACTAAGTTTTTAAGTCCGCCCAAAATCCAGTTATGACAACCATAAATCTCTATATGATATAGGTGTTTGTTGAGGTTTCAAAGGATTTAAGCATCACGGAAATGGAACTGCTCGAAATTCTCGAAGCACACGGTGTATACGCGATGCAAAGAGGCCCTCGAATGTATGTTAGTCTCTTCCTTGATGCATTTGTCTACATGTGCCTCCTTGTGTCATTTTTAGCTTACATAAATAATACAATGCCCCATAAATTCATTTTCAAAGCTAGCTCTTTTCTTGAAAGAACTTACTATTAAATCAGgatacaaaaaatatattttcacatACTCCTGTTATGCATCAGGATTAGGCTAGTGGTTCATCATCAAATCTCAGAAAATGATGTTCACTATGCACTGTCTTGCTTCCAGGTGATTATTTAACATCATCCTTAACTTTTCCtaattaataaatcaaattaattctgTTGATCCCTCGTATTGTATTTTGCAGAGAGCTATAACCGGTTTCCCAGCTGAAAATGGTGGCAATTAAGGAAGGCATATATCTATTTTTAAGTATTTAGTAATCTGTTTGAGTTAAACTAATTCTATGGTATTGGACTAGTTAAGTGAATCATCAGTAATGGACAAGTAAACGCTATTTTATATAGTTCTTGGTGATCATGGTTCGGTTTATACGTTTTTCTCGTATAGTATAtacaatataattaaattaaatatattttttccccATAAAATTCACATGGAATGTCAAATTATTCAACGGAACATCATCCTGCTTTTCAAGTTTTACgtaattaaagttaaaaaaaatagatatgttatcatttttttttcaatttatatcCATCTTAAATGGGGTTATTTCAGACAAATATCTAATATTATAGCTTTTGTTGGGTCGTCAAGCATTTTTCTACAGCAAGCATTCTCTTGGTACGACTTTACAATTTTTACAACTAACTAGGTCTGCTCTTCTTTCGATTTCTTATATTATGCTCACTGCCAAAagttattaaatgattatatgtcTTCTTATAGAAAATATTTACTGTCCCAAAATCACTAGATAAAACAAAGTCTAGAATCCTCTCCGACGACCAAGGGTGAAGGTTCGAGCTCCGAAGACAATAAAAAGCCATTATAATTTAACAAAATATCCAAAATCACAATTACATCTTACCTTTTACATTTGACTTTTGAGAATTTATGTATGTGAtccaaaatataaaaaaatgggAGTTTCATTCAACCGACGGTGGACATTGAACTTTGCCATTGAACTTTGCTCTCGATTAAATTTCAGCATCGGATCCTACGTATCCTTGGTACAAATACTAGCCAGGAAACACCAGTTTCTAAAGCTCACAAAAAATAGAAATAAAGAAttgcatttttatttattaaaatgatGCTCCTTTAAACTATGTAAGTAACAAATCATGCTCTTCAGCGACTATGTCTAAAAATTGTGAGAACGCTATTAATGGACCATGTATGCGTGACCGAAAAATGATGCTCGGTATTTACAAGACTGAAGGTTAATTGCAAAGAACCCGATTTCGAACATAGAGCTGGAAAATCTAAGCCGAGCCCTCGCGAATCTTCTCGTTAAGAAGTCTGATCACCAATCTTTGTTCATCAGTTGAATTCTCGTTCTGTAAAAGTCCATGTAGTGTATGCAGCTGCTCCAGATTAGCCTTCTTGAAGAGGCTATTCAATATTCTCACAACCCCAGGATGGTTCTTCTCGATTTCTTGATCATTCAAGGGCTCATACTTCAGGCTGAAGGTGCCACTACTTTCTCCAGATTGGGATTGCTGAGGAATCTGCATAAGTGGCCGTGATTTCCAGTAATTTGAACATACTCGATTTTGATCCATAGCTTGAATAGCCTGCTCAACAAAATGCACTGCTGTGAGGGGCGTGTGTGATAGAAACAATGTCCCGGGGAAGCTATATTCTACACTCGCAATCATTTGAACTGACTGCGTTCAAAGGAATGCCCAACCAATCATCTCAAAGACCGAGCAGTTCGTATTTGAAGATTGAAGTATGGGTTTGCCTCATATCAAGTACGTGCATATAaggaggaaaaaggaaaattaGCATGCTCAACGTAATAGAGCCTTAATTTGATTTACCCCATTGCTTATTCAATCAGACGAAACACCAAAAACTGAAGGGAAAAAAGGTGTACTAGTTCAAAGCACTTGCCTGCACAATTGCTGGTGAAGAAAAGCCAAACATCTCCATGCCATCTAAACTCCCAGGAGGCTGCAAAGGAGGGAGGTTCTGTCTTCCTGACTTATGTTGCTTCGTGATCTCGTGATTGACTCTTTCCCGAACCATTTCCCAGCATCTGGCAGCCGAGACATGAACAAATATTTCACTAGGACGGTGCTCCAAAGAAACCTATAAGAATTAGATTAAAGCTGATGGTGAAATCAGATATGAAACAAGTAGGAAAGGGAACAACATTCATACAACTGTAAGCTAACCAAGATAATCTCAAAAGAATTCTGAAATCATTAATTAGGGAAAAAGGAGGAAGCATACAATTTTTTCCAGCCAATTGGTCTAACAATTTCGATATAATTATATGACGCATAAATGGATGTAAACAAAAATCTTGTACCATAAATAGAGGCCCATCCCATCCAGCATCCAGAATTTCAGAGACATAATAGCACATATTAGATGGATCTAGTACATCTATATACCGCACTCTACTTCTAAATCCTgcattcaataaaaaaaactcacatacaataccatatcaacaaaATCCTGAGCAGAAAATATAAGCTTGATGTATGATTGGTACACATCTGACCACTAGGATAAATGGCCCGACAATCACACCATTGCTTTCCAGCATGCACAGATCCAAATTTCAAAGCTTCAACATTGCAATTAATTCTCCTAACAACTTTCGCAATTCGAGGCCCCTTCTGGCGATAATATCTGTCCAGTATATTCTGCGAACTTAATGGATTAGATGAcacactttgtgaattttcacTTGATGTATAATCAACATCCAACTCCGATTTTTTATGATTATCTTCATAACTGGATCTTCCCTTGTCATTTTGTAGGTTAAATCCCAAACACGCATTTGCCTCATCAAGTTCAGAAGTCTCTTTCTTCACTGATACACAGTTACAAGAATCTGCATCATTGGAGGGCACCTTGAAGCAAGGATTGGTCGGTGAAATATCACCAAGATTTGCTTCACCTTCTTTCTGGTCTTCAGCCTTCATATCCTCTGAACTAGAGCCATGCTTCACTTTGTCAAGCTTGTCAACAGGACCAGCAACAGCTGCTGTTAAGGGTGGATTGTTCAAACAGCTCACAGGATGGCAAACTGGTTTCAACACATTTCCTCCATGTTGTGCAGAATCCTCCAAAAAAGTTTCTTTATTGGGTCCTTCTCCCTCAACATCACTCAGGAGTATAACATCTTTGTGTACATAAGCTAATGACTGCTTCGCCAGAGGTTTCTCTGTACCTAAATTTTTCCTACAAGACACATTTCGACTACCAACTTGAGAAGGCTGAGGtgataatatttttattctggGAGTTGACTGTAAATTGGTTTTCTTGTGGCATAGAGAATTATGTTTTGATGCCTCATTTTCTGGGGAGGACAAGCTTGATGATGGCTTTACACTTTCCAGTGCCAATACCACCTCAGATGGCTTCTCCTTCTGGCAAGAGTTTGTGCTGCCAATGAATTTCATTAATTTCAAACTTTTTCCATCCATTTGCTCTATAGAAGATAATGCAGTGGGTAGGGAATTTGTCCCGTTAGAAGCCTCTTGAGAGGTATTATGAGATGATTTGACGACAATCTCAGAATTTTGCATATTGTCTTTTGAGACATAAGAACTTAGGGCAAGTCCGAGATCGAGCCTTGCCCATCTATATATTGCACTTAATTTCCCCTCCAAAGCTTCAACTAATAAGTTCAATTCAGCAATGTCGTAACGAAATAGAAAAAACTTGGCACCCcatgaacatgaacataacTGTTTCGCATGGTTCAAGCATGCGTATTTATCAGGAGAACAACGGTGACAACCTGCAGCAGACAGGTGTAGGTCAAAAAGGCATATACTGCACTCCCTCTCACTATTAGCATCAAATGAGCACTCCATCTTCAATGCCTGTGAGGATTTGCAAAGGCAATCCCTCCGCAGCCGCTCCATCTCAACCCGAGCCTATATTAAAGTACAATACAAAAACTCCTTCAGTTAGTCTAAGAAGAAAAGTATATGTACATAATGTATCAGAATGAATAACTTTTacagttaataatataataatacagATAATCAACAGTATGAATCATCAAAGAAATATAGGTTTTTCTTCTGTTCTGCGATGAGATGTTCCAAGATTCAGTGAAACTTTATAGATGCATTATAAAAAGTGGTTTCAAGCTAAATATTGTATCACTTGATTTCACATCAATCATGCATGTTTCAAAAAATCATGTGTTCATAAATACCTTGAGTGCTTTTGATAATATCCCATCTTTTCCACAAACATCCTTCCATCTTAAATTGTTTTGAGTATACTTTCTCAATAAGTTGTACTCCCAATTTGCTTTCACAGCTTCTCTAGCTGCACCAAGCAATAACTTATCGTGTGAAATGGTAGATTTTCTGCCTTGCTCGCAATAAAGCTCAATAGCATCCTGCCCATGTGGCAACCAATCAACAGGAGCAACATTAACAGCTTCAGCACAGTTGAAACCACAGTTGAACCCAGCATGATATGCTCGAGGGAACGTCAGGACAAACTCTCCTGGATTTTGAACACACCGATAAACGGGCACTCCTTCAGACTTCAGGATCGATGGGGAAAGTTGGGTAACCTGCATATTATTCATAGTCATGGGGTGAGCTTTGGATATCTGTATCCAATCCAACTCAACATAAATGGCAAGCTCGTTCACTTGAATAATGTTTAATATCCAAGAGACCCACCGTCTAAAAAGCAAGCTCGATTCTATTTCATACTTCAGATAcatttttttcatatataaGTACCCCATCATCATGGTTGAATATCAATAGAAGTAAAGACTTGAATGTTGGCTGAACATTTTTTTACTTTCATTTTTACTTTTGGAAATGGTCTATTAATTTGCCTAATGCTTCAATTACAAAaaggaaaatatatttatattttcttcAGCCAAACTAGATTAACCAATATCAGAGCTCTGGAACAGAAGAATGAATTCAGTAACCTTAGGCAACACAATGACAAGTGTAATTTGTACAATGAGAAATTTAAGAGTGATGAAATGTTGAAATTGCTGTACTGATCAATTAATGGTTCAAATTTTgaatcatcatcatccatgCTATGCGTGTGTAGGTGTGTACAAATGTGGACATGTATTAGTCCTGATTATCATTTGTGTTTATCAATTTAAAGGGCAATCGTATTCTATATAACAAACCAATTCGAAAATTGCTAAATGTAACGTTCGATAAACTGATCTAATCGTCCTCGCTCCATCTGTAGGTAGCATCTTATGCTATTGAAGAGATTCAGCTTGCTTAAGAAAAATCAAGTGTGTGCATATCTATTTTTCCGAGGAAATGTCTCCGATTACACAAAACCAAGAGAAAGCGCAGACTGCGGAACGAAAATAAAAATCTGGTAGAGATCTACAAAAACTTTTAGCAATAACCcattttttatgaaaaagaGTTAATTGTGAACGCAGTGGTGCTTCCCAATAAAAATGCTTGATATGCAGATTTCGGCATTCAAAAGCATCTGAAGCTCAGCAATAGGCAAAGAATGTTGGATTGAAGTGCTCAACCTACCAACTTATGAAGCAGGTCTGGCTGTTCTTCAAATAGATCGGGCAGGTGTTTCTTCATTGCTGCCTCCAATTTCACTGCATCTGATCCTGGAACACCATACCACATTTTTGGAGCCCCCCAATGCATGTAATTCAATGAGTATAAGTGGTGATCCTCGACATGCTGGAACCAATTaatagcatgtcataaaaaACAAGAGAATAAGAAGCATCAATAATCATCAAGGATTAACTACTGCAGAAACACCAAAAATGAAGAGCAGAAAAATTCATGCAGAACACATTTTTTCATCCATATGAAGTGGTTATATGCTCTCTTTTCTTAAAGTCCGTGGGAGATTAAATTTAGGGGCTAAGTAACTTCGTTTTGATTTATCTTCTTACCATAAAGACAATgtatatcaataacataaacaTCAATTAGTTATTCCATAAAGAAACCAACAACTCTTTCCAGATTTTTTCAAACAGATTTTGACAAAGCTccctttattttttcttttttaaccaTGTGCTAGCACACAACCATTTGAAGAACTATGTAGCTCGTCACATTTGATAAAAACAGAAAAAAACTACTTTGATCATCGACAGCAAGCTTTTCAATTCACAAATGAGTAACACCAGAACTAGTGTATAAGCGTCGAGGGTAAAAAACTCATCCATTCGCTTTAACATGAATAGCAGTGTCTAATTCAAAAACAAACAAGAATAGAAACATATAATTCAAACTGCGCAATAGCATTGTCTAATTCAAAAACAAACAAGAATAGAAACATATAATTCAAACTTAGCAATAATATAAATGAGGTCGTCCTGAAATCTAAacaaacatttatctgttttcgaACAACTGCATATAGCCAAACACACAATACAACATCTGAATAAACaagatagaataaataaagAACCAAGTATCATCCAAATGATCACTTCTGTATCTTTAGTTATGCTTAGACTCTGGCCTTCTTTGTCAAACCGCCATTCAACACTAGAAATGAAAATGTGGTAACGCAAAAGCACCAAAAAGTCTTATTTATACGAACTTTTAATCTTAAAAAAATTTCCCTAGTTCAGTAATATCAAGTATTGGAAATGTTGCATTAAAAAATTGAAGGAAAAATATATAGGAACCGTAAGTTTGAAGCAACTTTTCCAGCTACAATCAACAATTTAAAAGGAAATTTCAACTTTTTTGAACAAAGCGTGATGAGAGAATTGTTGGTAATTCTTTTGAACATCACAAATGACCACGAAAACCAACCATCTTGATATCagcaattaaattatttaaacaaataaCGGGCACTGTGACCAAGAAAGTTATGAGATTTCTTTCAGTACCCAGCAAAATGAAGAAAAACACATTCCGATGTACAGCCAAGGAATCAGAACACCAGATATATCACTGCTCTCAAACGAAAGAACAGAACCAGGAAGCCTAGGGAAGTTATTCAAGTTCCATCCTGAATTGACATACTTCAAGTCAGAAGCAGAACAAACTTGGTGAGAAGATTTTTGGAAACCCACTGCCAAATACTCCTGTTTCCAGATCAGCCCCATAAAGAACCTTTAAAGAAAGAGATGGTTATAATAGACAAAAGGAAAGAGAAAAGCTGAGATGACATGACCACAAAAAAGGTATTAATAATTTAAGATAAAATTTGAAACCTTACATCAATTTCTTCTGTTGGTTTTTCCACCATCCTCCAATATTCTCCCTCAATACTCTCAACTGTAGGCTGCCACTGTTCCTCATACATATTTATGTTACATTCTGATACCGAGGGACTACTGTTTTTTCTAAAGTATTGGGCCATGAACACATCGGAATACTTTTTAAATTCGTCCATGGTAAACTCGGGACCGTGTTCAAAGCCAAATCTATCAGCATCTACTAGTTCAACTTCACCTGGAATCTTGACTTCCTCGTCATTCTTTATATAATCAACTTCGTTTTTCATAGATTTTCTCTTTTTGCTTCGCTTGTTATAATTGACTTGTAATATCTTTCTCATAGAATCCCGATTTTGCAGTTTTTCAATCCGCTGAACACGAGTGACAAACTTAGACCTCTCCCACATATTTTTTTCCTTGAGAGGACAAGGAGGTTTCCATGAAGCTGGAGGTACTATACGACAGATCCCATATGTTTCTGCTCTAGAGCGTATACTTGCAATGTATTTTATAGTATCTTCAAACTCCTGAGAGTATAATATGAAATGAAATCAACTTCATCACAAAATTCTTAAGATCCATAAAACTTAGTCTCAAACAATATATCACTATTCAGACCGACATAACTGTCAGGTAAATCagtgaataaaaaaaatgtggGTGCCTATAGTGGCCGAGAAAAAAGAACCTCTTCAGAAGGATAAAACACAGGAGCCTCCTGAAGATCAGGCCTACGAGCTGCTTCAGGACGCCATTTTGCAATAACCTGTTCCATAATTCACATGAATCATCTTAGCTTCACATACATCCGCCACTTGACAATTACAATAAAACATGCTGGTTGCCTGTTTCCAACATTTGGAAATCCTTTCCATTTGTAAATTTGGCTTAGCAACTCAGTTCTAAGCCGTGAATAATAaaattgataaaattcaagCTTCACAACAAAAGAAAGCTATCATCGAATACATGTTTTCACGGTTGTGCAGAGAAGTTAGTCCATCCCAATTCACGCTTCTTAGACAATTCAAAAAGATACAAAATAGAAGGCTGACCTTTTGGCAGCTGCTACACTTTTCACACCCACGGATAACCCCCTTTGGAAGATGGTGCCCCATGGAAATTGGCTGCAGACATAAAGAAAAACTATAAATAAAACTGAACTCAATAATAAAGCCAAAATTAAAAAACGCAGAgaaaaaacaataaataatgagaTCAACCTTCTTAAACTCGGATTCATCCCCAGAGTTGTTATCAAACTCGCAGTATTTAATCCAAGGCCTACGCCTAGAGCACTTCGAGGTTTTTAAATCATCATTACAGTTGACCGTCGTTTGCAATGTGACAGTTTGTGATTGAGTAGCACAAGCAGAGGTGGTTGATAGAGTTACTTGATTATCTTCCACTCTGTTAAGAGTGAAGGGTGCAAGTGACTCAAACCCCGGTGGAATTGATGGTAAATCCAT
This is a stretch of genomic DNA from Primulina eburnea isolate SZY01 chromosome 11, ASM2296580v1, whole genome shotgun sequence. It encodes these proteins:
- the LOC140804324 gene encoding low-specificity L-threonine aldolase 1-like isoform X1, producing the protein MRYSLTRFAWLFLTSHSVYSENWEEVTEQNNLLSFGDRRELVHCIRMVTRRVDMRSDTVTKPTETMRAAIAKAEVDDDVLGYDPTAARLEAEMARIMGKEAALFVPTGTMANLISVLTHCQIRGSEVILGDYSHIFIYENGGISTLGGVHPRTVKNNEDGTMDIDLIENAIRDPKFDICYPTTRLICLENSNAHSGGRCLSVEYTDKVGELAKKHGLKLHIDGSRIFNASVALGVPVHRLVQAADSVAACLSKGLGAPAGTIIAGSKSFISKARILRKTLGGGMRQVGVLCAAGLVALQENVAKLENDHKIAKILAKGIGKIEGLKVDVASVETNIVFVEVSKDLSITEMELLEILEAHGVYAMQRGPRMIRLVVHHQISENDVHYALSCFQRAITGFPAENGGN
- the LOC140804324 gene encoding low-specificity L-threonine aldolase 1-like isoform X2 yields the protein MVTRRVDMRSDTVTKPTETMRAAIAKAEVDDDVLGYDPTAARLEAEMARIMGKEAALFVPTGTMANLISVLTHCQIRGSEVILGDYSHIFIYENGGISTLGGVHPRTVKNNEDGTMDIDLIENAIRDPKFDICYPTTRLICLENSNAHSGGRCLSVEYTDKVGELAKKHGLKLHIDGSRIFNASVALGVPVHRLVQAADSVAACLSKGLGAPAGTIIAGSKSFISKARILRKTLGGGMRQVGVLCAAGLVALQENVAKLENDHKIAKILAKGIGKIEGLKVDVASVETNIVFVEVSKDLSITEMELLEILEAHGVYAMQRGPRMIRLVVHHQISENDVHYALSCFQRAITGFPAENGGN
- the LOC140804323 gene encoding LOW QUALITY PROTEIN: putative lysine-specific demethylase JMJ16 (The sequence of the model RefSeq protein was modified relative to this genomic sequence to represent the inferred CDS: deleted 1 base in 1 codon) — translated: MATELVGPCVKEDNMDLPSIPPGFESLAPFTLNRVEDNQVTLSTTSACATQSQTVTLQTTVNCNDDLKTSKCSRRRPWIKYCEFDNNSGDESEFKKPISMGHHLPKGVIRGCEKCSSCQKVIAKWRPEAARRPDLQEAPVFYPSEEEFEDTIKYIASIRSRAETYGICRIVPPASWKPPCPLKEKNMWERSKFVTRVQRIEKLQNRDSMRKILQVNYNKRSKKRKSMKNEVDYIKNDEEVKIPGEVELVDADRFGFEHGPEFTMDEFKKYSDVFMAQYFRKNSSPSVSECNINMYEEQWQPTVESIEGEYWRMVEKPTEEIDVLYGADLETGVFGSGFPKSSHQVCSASDLKYVNSGWNLNNFPRLPGSVLSFESSDISGVLIPWLYIGMCFSSFCWHVEDHHLYSLNYMHWGAPKMWYGVPGSDAVKLEAAMKKHLPDLFEEQPDLLHKLVTQLSPSILKSEGVPVYRCVQNPGEFVLTFPRAYHAGFNCGFNCAEAVNVAPVDWLPHGQDAIELYCEQGRKSTISHDKLLLGAAREAVKANWEYNLLRKYTQNNLRWKDVCGKDGILSKALKARVEMERLRRDCLCKSSQALKMECSFDANSERECSICLFDLHLSAAGCHRCSPDKYACLNHAKQLCSCSWGAKFFLFRYDIAELNLLVEALEGKLSAIYRWARLDLGLALSSYVSKDNMQNSEIVVKSSHNTSQEASNGTNSLPTALSSIEQMDGKSLKLMKFIGSTNSCQKEKPSEVVLALESVKPSSSLSSPENEASKHNSLCHKKTNLQSTPRIKILSPQPSQVGSRNVSCRKNLGTEKPLAKQSLAYVHKDVILLSDVEGEGPNKETFLEDSAQHGGNVLKPVCHPVSCLNNPPLTAAVAGPVDKLDKVKHGSSSEDMKAEDQKEGEANLGDISPTNPCFKVPSNDADSCNCVSVKKETSELDEANACLGFNLQNDKGRSSYEDNHKKSELDVDYTSSENSQSVSSNPLSSQNILDRYYRQKGPRIAKVVRRINCNVEALKFGSVHAGKQWCDCRAIYPSGFRSRVRYIDVLDPSNMCYYVSEILDAGWDGPLFMVSLEHRPSEIFVHVSAARCWEMVRERVNHEITKQHKSGRQNLPPLQPPGSLDGMEMFGFSSPAIVQAIQAMDQNRVCSNYWKSRPLMQIPQQSQSGESSGTFSLKYEPLNDQEIEKNHPGVVRILNSLFKKANLEQLHTLHGLLQNENSTDEQRLVIRLLNEKIREGSA